In Mixta intestinalis, the following are encoded in one genomic region:
- a CDS encoding DEAD/DEAH family ATP-dependent RNA helicase, giving the protein MTDIQTTFSDLGLNEAILTALNDMGYEKPSPIQAACIPHLLEGRDVLGMAQTGSGKTAAFALPLLNNIDTELKAPQILVLAPTRELAVQVAEACNDFSKHMRGVNVLALYGGQRYDVQLRALRQGPQIVVGTPGRLLDHLKRGTLDLSKLRGLVLDEADEMLRMGFIEDVETIMAQIPEGHQTALFSATMPEAIRRITRRFMKDPQEVRIQSSVTTRPDISQSYWTVWGRKTDALVRFLEAEDFDAAIIFVRTKNATLEVAEALERSGYNSAALNGDMNQALREQTLERLKDGRLDILIATDVAARGLDVDRISLVVNYDIPMDSESYVHRIGRTGRAGRAGRALLFVENRERRLLRNIERTMKLTIPEVELPNAELLSTRRLAKFAAKVQQQLESSDLEQYRALLSQLSPESDLDMETLAAALLKMAQGERPLILPPDAPRPQRREFRERDDRRGSRDARSDSRDGDRPRRERRDVGDMELYRIEVGRDDGVEVRHIVGAIANEGDISSRYIGNIKLFASHSTIELPKGMPGEILQHFTRTRILNKPMNMQLLGDAQPHERADRGERRGGRGGFGGERREGGREGGGRRFSERREGGGRSFNREGGNRGPRREDSAGTGAVRRRDY; this is encoded by the coding sequence ATGACTGATATTCAAACCACTTTTTCCGATCTGGGCCTTAACGAAGCTATCCTCACCGCTCTGAATGACATGGGCTATGAGAAGCCATCGCCAATCCAGGCCGCCTGTATCCCACATCTGCTGGAAGGCCGCGATGTGCTGGGTATGGCACAAACCGGTAGTGGCAAAACCGCAGCGTTCGCATTACCGCTGCTGAACAATATCGACACTGAATTGAAAGCACCGCAGATCCTGGTGCTGGCACCGACGCGTGAGCTGGCGGTGCAGGTTGCAGAAGCCTGCAACGATTTTTCTAAACATATGCGCGGCGTAAACGTGCTGGCCCTGTATGGCGGCCAACGTTATGACGTGCAGCTGCGCGCTCTGCGTCAGGGGCCGCAGATTGTCGTAGGTACGCCGGGGCGTCTGCTGGACCACCTGAAACGCGGCACGCTGGATCTCTCCAAACTGCGCGGTCTGGTGCTCGACGAAGCAGATGAAATGCTGCGTATGGGCTTTATCGAAGACGTGGAAACCATCATGGCGCAGATCCCGGAAGGTCATCAGACCGCTCTGTTCTCTGCCACCATGCCGGAAGCGATTCGTCGCATTACCCGTCGCTTTATGAAAGATCCGCAGGAAGTGCGCATTCAGAGCAGCGTCACTACGCGTCCTGACATCAGCCAGAGCTACTGGACCGTCTGGGGCCGTAAAACCGATGCGCTGGTACGTTTCCTGGAAGCGGAAGATTTTGATGCTGCTATCATCTTCGTACGTACTAAAAACGCTACGCTGGAAGTGGCTGAAGCGCTGGAGCGCAGCGGTTACAACAGCGCCGCGCTGAACGGTGATATGAACCAGGCGCTGCGTGAGCAGACGCTGGAGCGTTTGAAAGATGGTCGTCTGGATATCCTGATCGCGACTGACGTAGCGGCTCGTGGCCTTGACGTTGATCGTATCAGTCTGGTAGTTAACTACGATATCCCGATGGATTCTGAATCCTACGTTCACCGTATCGGTCGTACCGGTCGTGCTGGCCGTGCCGGTCGCGCACTGCTGTTCGTGGAAAACCGTGAACGTCGCCTGCTGCGCAACATCGAGCGCACCATGAAGCTGACCATTCCGGAAGTAGAGCTGCCGAATGCGGAACTGCTGAGCACCCGCCGTCTGGCGAAGTTCGCGGCTAAAGTACAGCAGCAGCTGGAAAGCAGCGATCTGGAACAGTACCGTGCGCTGCTGAGCCAGCTGTCTCCAGAAAGCGATCTGGATATGGAAACGCTGGCCGCCGCGTTGCTGAAAATGGCGCAGGGCGAACGTCCGCTGATTCTGCCGCCGGATGCACCGCGTCCGCAACGTCGTGAATTCCGTGAGCGTGACGATCGTCGCGGTAGCCGTGACGCACGTAGCGACAGCCGTGATGGCGATCGTCCACGTCGTGAACGTCGTGACGTTGGCGATATGGAACTGTACCGCATTGAAGTGGGCCGTGATGATGGTGTTGAAGTTCGTCACATCGTGGGCGCTATCGCTAACGAAGGCGATATCAGCAGCCGTTACATCGGTAACATCAAGCTGTTTGCTTCTCACTCAACGATTGAGCTGCCGAAAGGTATGCCGGGTGAAATCCTGCAACACTTTACCCGCACGCGTATTCTCAACAAACCGATGAATATGCAGCTGCTGGGCGATGCGCAGCCGCACGAACGTGCCGATCGTGGTGAACGTCGCGGTGGGCGTGGTGGTTTTGGCGGTGAACGCCGTGAAGGCGGTCGCGAAGGTGGCGGTCGTCGCTTCAGCGAACGTCGTGAAGGCGGCGGTCGCAGCTTCAACCGCGAAGGCGGTAATCGTGGTCCGCGTCGTGAAGATAGCGCCGGTACCGGTGCTGTACGCCGTCGCGATTACTAA
- a CDS encoding luciferase-like monooxygenase, which produces MSVLDLAPVSQGATPRDAFNASLALARQAEKLGFHRYWLAEHHNMTGIASAATSVLIGYLAANTSTLRLGSGGIMLPNHAPLVIAEQFGTLETLYPGRIDLGLGRAPGSDQRTMMALRRHQSASMVDSFPDDVETLIAWFDADKDAQLPVQPVPGLGLQIPVWLLGSSLYSAQLAAKLGLPFAFASHFAPDLLFQALHMYRENFQPSARLAQPYAMVCVNVIAADSEQEARFLFTSMQQQFINLRRGKPGPLPKPVENMDALWTPSEQYGVQQALSMSIVGDSTKVQHGLAALIRETQADEIMVNGQIFDTQARLRSFELAMQAAQVL; this is translated from the coding sequence CTGTCAGTGCTCGATCTGGCCCCGGTTTCGCAGGGTGCTACGCCGCGTGACGCTTTTAATGCTTCGCTGGCACTGGCCCGTCAGGCGGAGAAACTGGGCTTTCATCGCTACTGGCTCGCAGAACATCATAATATGACCGGGATCGCCAGCGCCGCTACGTCAGTGTTGATCGGTTATCTGGCAGCCAATACCAGCACGCTGCGCCTGGGCTCCGGCGGCATTATGCTGCCAAATCATGCGCCACTGGTCATTGCCGAACAGTTCGGTACGCTGGAGACGCTTTATCCGGGACGTATCGATCTGGGGCTGGGCCGCGCGCCTGGTTCCGACCAGCGCACAATGATGGCATTACGTCGCCATCAAAGCGCCTCTATGGTTGACAGCTTTCCTGATGATGTCGAAACCCTGATCGCCTGGTTTGACGCGGATAAAGATGCGCAGCTGCCGGTACAGCCGGTGCCGGGGCTGGGATTACAGATCCCGGTCTGGCTGCTGGGTTCCAGCCTCTATAGCGCGCAGCTGGCGGCGAAGCTGGGCCTGCCCTTCGCTTTTGCCTCCCATTTCGCTCCCGACCTGCTGTTCCAGGCGCTGCATATGTACCGTGAAAACTTCCAGCCTTCCGCGCGGCTGGCGCAGCCGTACGCCATGGTATGCGTAAACGTCATCGCGGCGGACAGCGAGCAGGAGGCACGCTTCCTGTTTACCTCTATGCAGCAGCAGTTTATCAATCTGCGGCGCGGTAAACCGGGTCCGTTACCGAAGCCGGTAGAGAATATGGATGCGCTCTGGACTCCTTCGGAGCAGTATGGCGTTCAGCAGGCGTTGAGTATGTCGATCGTCGGCGATAGCACCAAAGTGCAACATGGTCTGGCAGCGCTGATTCGTGAAACTCAGGCGGATGAGATTATGGTTAACGGGCAGATTTTCGATACGCAGGCGCGTTTACGCTCGTTTGAGCTGGCAATGCAGGCTGCTCAGGTACTCTGA
- a CDS encoding U32 family peptidase — MKYSLGPVLWYWPTEKLADFYQAAAESSAEIVYLGESVCSKRRATRFPQWMDFARQLAESGKQVVFSTLALVQSTSELQEIKRYVDNGDFLIEANDFGTVNMAAEQKLPFVVGHALNCYNAVTLRMLLRLGMIRWCMPVELSRDWLINIQQQCHELGIHGKFEVEVLAYGHLPLALSARCFTARSEDKPKDDCETCCIKYPQGRRVLSQEDQQVFVLNGIQTMSGYCYNLGNDLTSMHGLVDVVRLSPEDKGTLEMIDRFRANEQGQAPLMVAQRNDCNGYWRKLAGMALQS, encoded by the coding sequence ATGAAATATTCTTTAGGGCCAGTGCTGTGGTACTGGCCAACGGAAAAGCTGGCCGATTTTTATCAGGCTGCCGCAGAAAGCAGCGCGGAAATTGTTTACCTGGGCGAATCAGTTTGCAGCAAACGTCGCGCAACACGCTTTCCGCAGTGGATGGATTTTGCTCGCCAGCTGGCGGAGAGTGGAAAACAGGTGGTGTTCAGTACGCTGGCACTGGTGCAGTCCACCTCTGAACTACAGGAGATTAAACGTTATGTGGATAACGGCGATTTCCTGATTGAGGCGAACGATTTCGGTACGGTAAACATGGCGGCAGAGCAAAAGCTGCCCTTCGTTGTCGGACATGCGCTCAACTGCTATAACGCCGTGACGCTGCGTATGCTGCTGCGTCTGGGCATGATACGCTGGTGTATGCCGGTGGAGCTGTCGCGTGACTGGCTGATAAATATTCAGCAACAGTGTCATGAGCTGGGGATCCACGGTAAGTTCGAAGTGGAAGTCCTGGCCTACGGTCATCTGCCGCTGGCGCTGTCGGCGCGCTGCTTTACCGCCCGCTCCGAAGACAAACCTAAAGACGACTGTGAAACCTGCTGCATTAAATATCCGCAGGGCCGTCGCGTACTGTCACAGGAAGATCAGCAGGTATTTGTGCTGAACGGCATCCAGACCATGAGCGGCTACTGCTATAACCTCGGTAACGATCTTACCAGTATGCATGGCCTGGTGGATGTGGTGCGCCTGTCACCGGAAGATAAAGGGACGCTGGAGATGATCGATCGCTTCCGCGCCAATGAACAAGGCCAGGCACCGTTGATGGTGGCCCAGCGCAACGACTGTAACGGCTACTGGCGTAAGCTGGCCGGTATGGCGCTACAGTCCTGA
- the ubiU gene encoding ubiquinone anaerobic biosynthesis protein UbiU, with protein sequence MELLCPAGNLPALKAAIENGADAVYIGLKDDTNARHFAGLNFTDKRLKEAARVVHQHQRKLHVAINTFAHPNGFIRWQNAIDMAVDNGADALIIADLAMLEYATSRYPHIERHVSVQASATNLEAIRFYHQHFDVARVVLPRVLSIHQVRQLARNTPVPLEVFAFGSLCIMAEGRCYLSSWMTGESPNTVGACSPARYVRWQQTPAGLESRLNEVLIDRYEPNENAGYPTLCKGRYQVDGQRYHVLEEPTSLNTLELLPELLAANIASVKIEGRQRSPAYVSQVARIWRQAIDRCKANPEAFAVQESWMTELGSLSEGTQTTLGAYHRKWQ encoded by the coding sequence ATGGAACTCCTTTGCCCGGCGGGCAATTTGCCCGCGCTGAAGGCAGCTATCGAAAACGGAGCAGATGCAGTTTACATCGGTCTGAAGGATGACACGAACGCTCGTCATTTCGCCGGTCTTAACTTTACCGATAAGCGTCTGAAAGAGGCGGCGCGCGTGGTGCATCAGCATCAGCGTAAACTGCATGTCGCCATTAACACTTTCGCGCATCCCAATGGCTTTATCCGTTGGCAAAACGCTATTGATATGGCGGTGGATAACGGCGCTGACGCGCTGATTATTGCTGATTTAGCCATGCTGGAATACGCGACCAGCCGTTATCCTCATATCGAAAGACACGTATCGGTTCAGGCATCAGCCACCAACCTGGAAGCGATTCGCTTCTACCATCAGCACTTTGATGTGGCGCGCGTGGTACTACCGCGAGTGCTCTCTATCCATCAGGTGCGCCAGCTGGCGCGTAATACGCCGGTGCCGCTGGAAGTTTTCGCCTTTGGCAGCCTCTGTATTATGGCGGAGGGCCGCTGCTATCTCTCTTCGTGGATGACCGGCGAATCGCCGAATACGGTTGGTGCCTGCTCGCCTGCCCGCTATGTGCGCTGGCAGCAAACGCCTGCCGGACTGGAATCACGCCTGAACGAAGTGCTGATCGATCGCTACGAGCCCAATGAAAATGCGGGCTATCCCACCTTATGTAAGGGGCGCTATCAGGTCGACGGGCAGCGTTACCATGTGCTGGAGGAACCTACCAGCCTGAACACCCTTGAGCTATTGCCCGAGCTGTTAGCCGCCAATATCGCCTCGGTGAAGATCGAAGGTCGTCAGCGCAGTCCCGCCTATGTTTCGCAGGTGGCGCGTATCTGGCGTCAGGCTATCGATCGCTGTAAAGCGAACCCGGAAGCCTTTGCCGTTCAGGAAAGCTGGATGACGGAGCTGGGCTCGCTGTCGGAAGGCACCCAGACCACGCTGGGCGCTTACCACCGTAAATGGCAATAA
- the ubiT gene encoding ubiquinone anaerobic biosynthesis accessory factor UbiT codes for MLKMLRAQCVNQGPALLRLPVQFTPFALKKVLLQQLLNLQFRHALAEGELDFLQGRWLGIDIHDIALRWTVTLENDRLEISNRDEADVWFRGTANDLLLVAARKTDPDTLFFQRRLVIEGDTELGLEVKNLMDAIELEHMPAPLRIGLMQLADFVEAGLNEDAKSLGDRAGASC; via the coding sequence GTGTTAAAGATGCTTCGCGCTCAGTGTGTTAATCAGGGGCCCGCGCTGTTGCGGTTGCCGGTGCAGTTTACGCCGTTTGCACTGAAAAAAGTGTTACTGCAGCAGCTATTAAATTTGCAGTTTCGCCATGCGCTGGCGGAAGGTGAGTTAGACTTTCTGCAGGGACGCTGGCTGGGCATTGATATCCATGATATTGCACTGCGCTGGACCGTCACGCTGGAAAACGATCGTTTAGAAATTAGCAACCGTGATGAGGCCGACGTCTGGTTTCGCGGCACCGCCAATGACCTGCTGCTGGTTGCCGCACGTAAAACCGACCCGGATACGCTTTTCTTCCAGCGCCGCCTGGTGATCGAAGGTGACACCGAGCTGGGGCTGGAGGTAAAAAATCTGATGGATGCGATCGAGCTGGAGCATATGCCAGCACCGCTACGCATTGGGTTAATGCAGCTGGCTGATTTCGTCGAGGCCGGCCTGAACGAGGACGCGAAATCTTTAGGAGATCGCGCAGGTGCTTCATGTTAA
- a CDS encoding GNAT family N-acetyltransferase, translated as MLIRTEIGVDAAGIDSLLRRCFTTSAEAELVQRLREDGQLTLGVVATDDEGQVLGYAAFSPVTVQDEDRNWVGLAPLAVDERVRGQGIGQQLVYEGLDTLNEFGYAAVVVLGDPAWYGRCGFEPAARHQLRCAWPGTEATFQVYRLADDAFVDVNGEVAYSAHFNRFAR; from the coding sequence ATGTTAATTCGTACAGAGATAGGGGTGGACGCTGCCGGTATAGATAGCCTGCTGCGCCGCTGCTTTACCACCAGCGCCGAAGCGGAACTGGTGCAACGGCTACGTGAAGATGGGCAGCTAACGCTGGGCGTGGTTGCGACTGACGATGAAGGGCAGGTGCTGGGCTATGCGGCATTCAGCCCGGTCACCGTACAGGATGAAGATCGCAACTGGGTTGGTCTGGCACCGCTGGCGGTCGATGAGCGCGTGCGGGGTCAGGGTATCGGCCAGCAGCTGGTTTATGAAGGGCTCGATACGCTGAATGAATTTGGCTATGCGGCGGTGGTGGTGCTGGGCGATCCGGCCTGGTATGGGCGCTGTGGCTTTGAGCCTGCGGCCCGCCATCAGCTACGCTGCGCGTGGCCCGGCACGGAGGCCACTTTCCAGGTCTACCGGCTGGCGGACGACGCGTTTGTTGATGTGAACGGTGAAGTGGCGTATTCCGCGCACTTTAACCGCTTCGCTCGCTGA
- a CDS encoding GIY-YIG nuclease family protein, producing the protein MSEIVAAPWQLYIIRTAAGWLYTGISNNVPRRFLQHQKGTGAKALRGKGPLELLFICDAGDRAMASRLEYQVKQLSRQEKLRLVASQPVSLACWLSERSG; encoded by the coding sequence ATGAGTGAGATCGTCGCTGCGCCCTGGCAGCTCTATATTATCCGCACTGCGGCTGGCTGGCTCTATACCGGCATCAGCAATAATGTGCCGCGCCGTTTTTTGCAGCACCAGAAAGGCACCGGCGCGAAAGCGCTGCGGGGAAAAGGGCCGCTGGAGCTGCTTTTTATCTGCGATGCAGGCGACCGGGCAATGGCATCCCGCCTGGAATATCAGGTGAAACAGCTATCGCGGCAGGAGAAACTCAGGCTGGTTGCCAGCCAGCCCGTTTCGCTGGCCTGCTGGCTCAGCGAGCGAAGCGGTTAA
- a CDS encoding YhbP family protein gives MSDVSAIARFLKKQHVLSLCCRDAETLWCANCFYVFDEARMAFWIMTEEKTHHGALMVQHPQVAGTVNGQPKTVMLIKGVQYRGEVQRLSGEQEQAARAAYCQRFPVARAVSAPLWEIRLDEIKMTDNALGFGKKQYWLREAR, from the coding sequence TTGTCTGACGTTAGCGCGATTGCGCGCTTTTTAAAAAAGCAGCATGTGCTGTCGCTATGCTGCCGCGATGCAGAGACGCTCTGGTGCGCCAACTGTTTTTATGTGTTTGACGAAGCACGTATGGCGTTCTGGATCATGACCGAAGAGAAGACGCACCACGGCGCGCTGATGGTGCAGCATCCCCAGGTAGCGGGCACGGTTAACGGTCAGCCGAAAACGGTTATGCTGATTAAAGGCGTGCAGTATCGCGGTGAGGTGCAGCGGCTGAGCGGTGAGCAGGAACAGGCTGCGCGAGCGGCCTATTGTCAACGGTTCCCGGTGGCGCGCGCTGTTTCGGCACCGTTATGGGAAATCAGGCTGGATGAGATAAAAATGACCGATAACGCACTCGGCTTCGGTAAAAAGCAGTATTGGCTGCGCGAAGCGCGTTAA
- a CDS encoding type 1 glutamine amidotransferase domain-containing protein, with the protein MSKKIAVLITDEFEDSEFTSPAEAYTKAGHEVVTIEMEAGKTVTGKQGKAQVKIDKDIDHVSPAEFDALLLPGGHSPDSLRGDDRFVNFTKEFVASGKPIFAICHGPQLLISANGVRGRKMTCVKAIAIDLKNAGADFYDKEVVVDNDKLVTSRTPEDLPAFNQESLRILNMS; encoded by the coding sequence ATGAGCAAGAAAATAGCGGTACTGATTACCGATGAATTTGAAGACTCTGAATTTACCTCCCCTGCAGAAGCCTATACCAAAGCGGGCCATGAAGTTGTGACCATCGAAATGGAAGCCGGTAAAACGGTAACGGGCAAGCAGGGAAAAGCTCAGGTAAAAATAGATAAAGATATTGATCATGTCAGCCCGGCGGAATTTGATGCGCTGCTGCTGCCCGGCGGTCATTCGCCAGACAGCCTGCGCGGCGACGATCGTTTTGTCAATTTCACTAAAGAATTTGTCGCCAGCGGCAAACCGATCTTCGCCATTTGCCACGGCCCGCAGCTGCTGATTAGCGCCAACGGCGTGCGTGGACGCAAGATGACCTGCGTGAAAGCGATCGCGATCGATCTGAAAAACGCCGGTGCGGATTTCTACGATAAAGAAGTTGTGGTGGATAACGACAAGCTGGTGACCAGCCGCACGCCGGAAGATCTGCCCGCGTTTAATCAGGAGTCACTGCGTATCCTGAATATGAGCTAA
- a CDS encoding NAD(P)H-binding protein: MSRILLTGASGLVGNHLLRLLVADARVSEIIAPTRRPLPAMQKLINPVEADLTDVLRPLQLPVDIVFCCLGTTRKQAGSKAAFVHVDYTLVVDSAIAGQRLGAKHMLAVSSHGASIRSPFFYQRVKGEMEHALRQQNWPRLTLIRPSLLLGDRQQPRPGEAFLAPLFKLLPGNWRAVAAKEVAAVMMREAFSPAHSGLNIIESAAIPRHGAQAGG, from the coding sequence ATGAGTCGGATATTGTTAACCGGTGCCAGCGGGCTGGTGGGAAATCATCTGCTGCGCTTGCTGGTGGCAGATGCCCGCGTCAGCGAAATCATTGCGCCGACGCGTCGTCCGCTGCCCGCGATGCAAAAGCTGATTAATCCTGTTGAAGCGGATCTTACCGATGTACTGCGTCCGTTACAGCTGCCGGTGGATATCGTGTTTTGCTGTCTGGGGACGACGCGGAAACAGGCGGGCAGCAAGGCGGCTTTTGTGCATGTTGATTACACGCTGGTGGTGGATAGCGCCATTGCCGGACAGCGGCTCGGCGCGAAGCATATGCTGGCAGTCAGCTCACACGGAGCCAGCATACGTTCACCCTTTTTTTATCAGCGGGTAAAAGGCGAGATGGAGCATGCGCTACGGCAGCAGAACTGGCCGCGGCTGACGCTGATTCGCCCCTCGCTGCTGTTAGGCGATCGCCAGCAGCCGCGTCCGGGCGAAGCTTTTCTCGCTCCGTTATTTAAGCTGCTGCCGGGAAACTGGCGAGCGGTGGCGGCGAAAGAGGTTGCCGCTGTGATGATGCGTGAGGCATTTTCTCCTGCCCACAGCGGGCTGAATATTATTGAATCGGCGGCGATTCCGCGTCACGGCGCGCAGGCGGGAGGCTAA
- the nrdG gene encoding anaerobic ribonucleoside-triphosphate reductase-activating protein — MNIHQYYPVDVVNGPGTRCTLFVAGCEHECPGCYNQRTWRLNSGVPFTIEMEEQLINDLNDRRIPRQGLSLSGGDPLHPANVPDVLRLVRRVRRACPGKDIWLWTGYTLAELSEAQRKVVAELDVLVDGKFIQALKDAKLIWRGSSNQVIHYLRKAD, encoded by the coding sequence GTGAATATCCACCAGTATTACCCGGTCGATGTAGTAAACGGCCCCGGCACCCGCTGTACGCTGTTTGTAGCGGGCTGTGAACATGAATGCCCCGGCTGCTATAACCAGCGCACCTGGCGGCTGAACTCCGGCGTGCCTTTTACCATTGAGATGGAAGAGCAGTTGATTAACGATCTGAACGATCGCCGTATTCCACGTCAGGGGCTGTCGCTTTCCGGCGGCGATCCGCTGCATCCGGCCAACGTGCCGGACGTGCTGCGCCTGGTGCGCCGCGTGCGTCGTGCCTGCCCCGGTAAGGATATCTGGCTGTGGACCGGCTATACGCTGGCGGAGCTAAGCGAAGCGCAGCGTAAGGTGGTTGCAGAGCTGGATGTGCTGGTGGACGGCAAATTTATCCAGGCGCTTAAAGATGCCAAACTGATCTGGCGCGGCAGCAGTAACCAGGTTATCCACTATCTGCGTAAAGCAGATTAA
- the nrdD gene encoding anaerobic ribonucleoside-triphosphate reductase, which produces MTTTVIKRDGCQVAFDQQRIAEAIRAAARAARIEDNDYCALIAQQVSEKMCSRDRVDIHEIQQAVEDLLMAGRYPQLARQYIEYRHDRDLAREQRGKLSKAIRGLVEQSDPALLHENANKDSKVIPTQRDLLAGIVAKHYAQQHMLPRDVVRAHQRGEIHYHDLDYAPFFPMFNCMLIDLKGMLTNGFKMGNAEIEPPKSIATATAVTAQIIAQVASHIYGGTTINRIDEILAPFVEASYNKHLAVAREWQIAEVERYARERTEKECFDAFQSLEYEVNTLHTANGQTPFVTFGFGLGTSWAARLIQQSILRNRIAGLGKNRKTAVFPKLVFAIREGLNRRPGDVNYDIKQLALECASKRMYPDILNYDRVVSVTGSFKTPMGCRSFLGVWEENGEQVHDGRNNLGVISLNLPRIALEAKGDENRFWQLLDERLAIAKKALMTRIARLEHTKARVAPILYMEGACGVRLNADDNVAEIFKHGRASISLGYIGLHETINALSGGETHVYDDEALRAKAVAIVTRLRTAVDEWKEETGYGFSLYSTPSENLCDRFCRLDAAEFGQVKGVTDKGYYTNSFHLDVEKKVNPYDKLDFEAVYPAIANGGFICYGEYPNLQHNLKALEDVWDYSYDRVPYYGTNTPIDECYDCGFTGEFDCTSKGFTCPACGNHDPARVSVTRRVCGYLGSPDARPFNAGKQEEVKRRVKHL; this is translated from the coding sequence GTGACAACGACGGTAATAAAACGAGACGGCTGTCAGGTAGCCTTTGATCAACAGCGTATCGCCGAGGCGATTCGCGCTGCGGCCCGTGCCGCCCGGATTGAAGATAACGACTATTGCGCTCTCATCGCGCAACAGGTTAGCGAGAAAATGTGCAGCCGCGATCGGGTTGATATCCACGAGATCCAGCAGGCGGTGGAAGATCTGCTGATGGCAGGACGCTATCCGCAGCTGGCGCGCCAGTATATTGAATACCGACACGATCGCGATCTGGCTCGTGAACAGCGCGGCAAGCTGAGCAAAGCGATTCGCGGCCTGGTTGAGCAAAGCGATCCGGCACTACTGCACGAAAACGCTAATAAAGACAGCAAGGTGATCCCAACCCAACGCGATTTGCTGGCAGGCATCGTCGCGAAGCATTACGCACAACAGCACATGCTGCCGCGTGATGTGGTACGCGCCCACCAGCGCGGGGAGATCCACTATCACGATCTCGATTACGCACCCTTCTTCCCGATGTTTAACTGCATGCTGATCGATCTGAAAGGCATGTTGACCAACGGCTTCAAAATGGGCAACGCCGAAATTGAGCCGCCGAAATCGATCGCCACCGCGACCGCCGTAACCGCTCAAATTATCGCGCAGGTTGCCAGCCATATTTACGGCGGCACCACCATCAACCGCATTGACGAAATCCTCGCGCCGTTTGTCGAAGCCAGCTACAACAAACATCTGGCGGTAGCGCGTGAATGGCAGATCGCCGAAGTTGAACGCTATGCACGTGAACGCACTGAAAAAGAGTGTTTCGATGCCTTCCAGTCGCTGGAATATGAGGTCAACACGCTGCACACTGCCAACGGCCAGACGCCGTTTGTGACCTTCGGCTTTGGTCTTGGCACCAGCTGGGCGGCTCGTCTGATCCAGCAGTCGATCCTGCGTAACCGCATCGCCGGACTGGGTAAAAACCGCAAAACCGCCGTGTTCCCGAAACTGGTTTTCGCCATCCGCGAAGGGCTGAATCGCCGCCCGGGCGACGTGAATTACGATATCAAACAGCTGGCTCTGGAATGCGCCAGCAAGCGCATGTATCCCGATATTCTTAACTATGACCGCGTGGTTAGCGTTACCGGTTCCTTTAAAACACCGATGGGCTGCCGCAGTTTCCTTGGCGTCTGGGAAGAAAACGGCGAACAGGTACATGATGGCCGTAATAACCTTGGCGTAATCAGCCTTAACCTGCCGCGTATCGCGCTGGAAGCCAAAGGTGACGAAAACCGTTTCTGGCAGCTGTTGGATGAGCGTTTAGCGATCGCCAAAAAAGCGCTGATGACGCGCATCGCCCGTCTGGAGCATACCAAAGCGCGCGTGGCACCGATTCTCTATATGGAAGGTGCCTGCGGCGTGCGGCTTAATGCAGACGATAACGTGGCGGAAATCTTCAAGCACGGGCGTGCCTCGATCTCTCTTGGCTATATCGGCCTACATGAAACCATCAACGCGCTGAGCGGTGGCGAAACGCACGTGTATGACGACGAAGCGCTGCGCGCCAAAGCGGTAGCCATCGTGACTCGCCTGCGCACCGCCGTAGACGAATGGAAAGAGGAAACCGGCTACGGCTTCAGCCTCTACAGCACGCCGAGCGAAAATCTCTGCGATCGCTTCTGCCGCCTGGATGCCGCCGAATTCGGTCAGGTGAAAGGCGTAACCGACAAGGGTTACTACACCAACAGCTTCCACCTCGACGTGGAGAAGAAGGTTAATCCTTACGATAAACTCGATTTCGAAGCGGTGTATCCGGCTATCGCCAACGGCGGCTTTATCTGTTACGGCGAGTACCCTAACTTACAGCACAACCTGAAAGCGCTGGAAGATGTCTGGGATTACAGCTATGACCGCGTGCCCTATTACGGCACCAATACGCCCATTGATGAGTGCTATGACTGCGGCTTTACCGGCGAGTTTGACTGTACCAGTAAGGGCTTTACCTGCCCGGCCTGCGGCAACCACGATCCGGCCAGAGTTTCAGTGACGCGCCGCGTTTGCGGCTATCTGGGCAGCCCGGATGCGCGTCCGTTCAACGCCGGGAAGCAGGAAGAAGTGAAACGGCGAGTCAAGCATCTGTGA